The following DNA comes from bacterium.
GTTGTACTATGGCAATGTGTATGCTGCGAAGGCCGCTTCCCAGGTCCTCTATGTGAAAATTCAGGGTTTGAGGTTTATTGAGATATTTTACCTTGATATCATGGCTGATCTTCGGCCCCTGTGATTCCAGCTTCCTGATCCAGGACCAGATCAAAGCGATGGTAAGGATAAGGATAACAATAAGGAGAAGGATTCTTTTATTCATGAAATCGACCTCTTAGTCAGGTTTTGGGATGTTGACTCAAACCTGACAGGCATTGGTTAATGTGCGCGGATAATATCTTTTATTTTCATGAGGCGGGAATTATTTGAACGCTCGATCTCATCCAGTTTAAACCTGATAAATCGTACCGTCTCTTCCAGCTGTGGTATGAGAAAATATTCAAGAGCATTAACTCGTCTGCGGATCTTCCCGATTTCCTGAGCCATAAGCCTTACCGTCGCTTCCAGTTCGGCCATTTTCAAAATCTCAGGGAAAATTTCCTGCAGGGAAGTGAGAGCAGAATCCAGTTCCAGCGGCGTATTCATAAGCCCGTATGAAAATGAATCGACCTTGCCCTCCATCGTTAATTGAGGAATCATGACATTCATGATACTCTTTTCCGACATTCGAATCAGCAATTTCCCTTTGGGATAATTTAAGGCATCCTCAATGATTTCCTCTGAAGAGGAGGTGGCTTTGGCCAGGAGGAATGTCTTCAATATTTCAGGAAGAGCAGTGTCAACCAGGATTCTCTGCTTTC
Coding sequences within:
- a CDS encoding V-type ATP synthase subunit D encodes the protein MRLNVNPNRMILQRLRKRLDFARRGHHLLKDKLEGLIKEFSSLVDAYRKQRILVDTALPEILKTFLLAKATSSSEEIIEDALNYPKGKLLIRMSEKSIMNVMIPQLTMEGKVDSFSYGLMNTPLELDSALTSLQEIFPEILKMAELEATVRLMAQEIGKIRRRVNALEYFLIPQLEETVRFIRFKLDEIERSNNSRLMKIKDIIRAH